Proteins from one Pseudomonas grandcourensis genomic window:
- a CDS encoding LysR substrate-binding domain-containing protein, with protein MKQKTLPPLNWLRAFEVSARCLNFTHAAEELFLTQGAVSQQIRQLESHLGVALFKRLPRGLGLTEEGQAYLPVVQDAITRLAVGTNEIFGQHKRRPIKVRGSLAFFVHWLAPKLAGFSQAHPHVDIRYISNIWVKELDGEDDMEIRWGHGQWPGLVSQRLTWDTLFPVCSPDLMTRSPLTVPADVSHHPLLHVLGYEEGWGYWLNMVGADTVDSSTGMQFDTLISTLRMAELGQGIALARSSMVEEMLQDGRLVEPFTQRIEASESFYLVRGSGAEQHPDAVMFSTWLVEQAHRFK; from the coding sequence ATGAAGCAAAAGACGCTACCCCCATTGAACTGGCTGCGGGCATTCGAGGTGTCCGCCCGCTGTTTGAACTTCACCCATGCCGCCGAAGAACTGTTTTTGACCCAGGGCGCAGTCAGTCAGCAGATCCGCCAACTGGAAAGCCATCTTGGGGTGGCACTGTTCAAGCGCTTGCCCCGTGGCTTGGGACTGACCGAGGAAGGTCAGGCTTATCTGCCGGTGGTACAGGATGCGATCACGCGGCTGGCAGTGGGGACCAACGAGATTTTTGGCCAGCACAAACGTCGGCCGATCAAGGTGCGTGGCAGCCTGGCGTTCTTCGTGCATTGGCTGGCGCCCAAGCTGGCGGGGTTTAGCCAGGCGCATCCGCATGTCGATATCCGCTACATCAGCAATATCTGGGTAAAGGAGCTGGACGGTGAGGATGACATGGAGATTCGCTGGGGCCACGGTCAATGGCCCGGCCTGGTGTCGCAGCGCCTGACCTGGGACACGTTGTTCCCGGTCTGCTCGCCGGACCTGATGACAAGGTCGCCGCTGACGGTCCCCGCGGACGTGTCGCACCATCCACTGTTGCATGTTCTGGGTTACGAAGAGGGTTGGGGGTACTGGTTGAACATGGTCGGTGCGGACACCGTCGACTCCTCGACCGGCATGCAGTTCGACACATTGATCTCGACTTTGCGCATGGCCGAGTTAGGGCAGGGGATCGCCCTGGCGCGGTCCTCGATGGTGGAGGAGATGCTTCAGGATGGACGGTTAGTCGAACCCTTTACCCAGCGTATCGAAGCCAGCGAGTCTTTTTACCTTGTGCGCGGTTCCGGGGCCGAGCAGCACCCCGACGCGGTGATGTTTTCCACCTGGCTGGTCGAGCAGGCACATCGTTTCAAATGA
- the thrC gene encoding threonine synthase, with amino-acid sequence MRYVSTRNSAVQVDFEQVVLSGIAEDGGLFVPLELPLFESQDIANWSTLPYDELAYRVISPFVGETIPETDLKRMLKEAGSQFRHRSLAPLHQVDRNEWVLELFHGPTRSSKDFAAQLQARLVSYFLRKRGRRGVVIGATNGDTGLAAIEAFKRCEDTCVVVFYPEAGVPRDQLQHLQAAAHPRVHQFAVNGSFDECQTIVTRLFRQWPYAQYEVISFNSSNWVSVLAQLVFYFHAVLQLGGGQRPIGFSVPAASFAEVYAGYIAQKMGLPITQMIVATNQNDALHQLFQKNHYSRTRANKTLSPAMDLSIFSNLERFLWELYGRDDQAVCALMEGFESGGEMVIANEFWLQARMIIDSYAVSDEQTLTEITSLYRDTGYVIDPHTATGVLAARLYRRSLVAPMVTLGEISPVKSAALLGELGISVAGLQPEVATQGQAQVYRIQPDELDTIHELLGAL; translated from the coding sequence ATGCGTTATGTGAGTACCCGAAATTCGGCCGTGCAGGTCGACTTCGAACAGGTCGTATTGTCTGGCATTGCCGAGGACGGTGGGCTGTTCGTACCACTCGAACTGCCGCTGTTTGAATCGCAGGACATCGCCAACTGGTCGACCTTGCCCTATGACGAACTGGCCTACAGGGTGATCAGTCCGTTTGTGGGAGAGACGATCCCCGAGACAGACCTCAAGCGCATGCTCAAAGAGGCCGGCAGCCAATTCAGGCATCGCTCCCTGGCGCCTTTGCATCAGGTTGATCGTAACGAGTGGGTGCTGGAACTGTTCCACGGGCCGACTCGCTCCTCGAAGGACTTTGCTGCGCAGTTGCAGGCACGGCTGGTGTCGTATTTTCTGCGCAAGCGCGGGCGTCGCGGGGTGGTGATCGGTGCCACCAACGGCGATACCGGGCTGGCGGCCATCGAGGCGTTCAAGCGCTGCGAGGACACCTGCGTAGTGGTGTTTTACCCGGAGGCGGGCGTACCCCGGGACCAACTCCAGCATCTGCAAGCAGCGGCGCACCCAAGGGTTCATCAGTTCGCGGTCAACGGCAGCTTTGACGAGTGCCAGACCATCGTCACCCGGCTGTTCCGACAATGGCCGTATGCGCAGTACGAGGTGATCAGTTTCAACTCCAGTAACTGGGTCAGTGTGTTGGCTCAACTGGTGTTTTACTTCCACGCCGTGTTGCAACTGGGAGGCGGCCAGCGTCCGATCGGTTTTAGCGTACCTGCGGCGAGTTTTGCCGAAGTGTATGCAGGCTACATCGCGCAAAAAATGGGCCTGCCGATCACCCAGATGATTGTTGCGACCAACCAGAATGACGCGTTGCACCAGTTGTTTCAGAAGAACCACTACAGCAGGACACGAGCCAACAAGACGCTTTCGCCTGCCATGGACCTGTCGATCTTTTCCAATCTGGAACGTTTTCTGTGGGAGCTATACGGACGTGACGACCAGGCGGTGTGTGCCCTGATGGAGGGGTTCGAGTCCGGCGGCGAGATGGTCATCGCCAACGAGTTCTGGTTGCAGGCGCGGATGATCATCGACTCCTACGCGGTCAGTGATGAGCAGACGCTGACAGAAATCACCTCGCTGTATCGCGACACGGGATACGTCATCGACCCGCATACGGCAACTGGGGTACTGGCCGCCCGGTTGTATCGGCGAAGCCTGGTGGCGCCAATGGTGACCCTGGGGGAAATCTCACCGGTCAAGTCGGCGGCACTGCTTGGCGAGTTGGGCATCAGTGTGGCGGGGTTGCAACCTGAGGTCGCGACGCAAGGACAGGCGCAGGTTTACCGGATTCAACCGGACGAGCTCGACACCATCCATGAGCTGCTCGGAGCGCTGTGA
- a CDS encoding cystathionine gamma-synthase family protein, translated as MNKKPGNAGFVNAGAGTRAVWGGEQVRHPYNATQTPIVVSAAYGYDDIDVWYDVALGKAPGFIYSRMSNPTVETLEAKIRELELAESAVAFSSGMAAISSVLYTFLAHGDRVVSTKDSYGGTNKIFEEFLPRTGVNVTLCETFDHEEIEREIAKGCQLVYLETPTNPTLKILDIERLVAAAKRVGAIVVADNTFATPLNQNPLALGVDVVIHSATKFLSGHGDVLGGLVCGSESLMAKVRHYREINGATLDPFSAYMIIRGMKTLVLRMRQQQRSARALAEYLCVEPLVESVNYPGLPGHPNHAVACAQMSGFGAIVSFVVVGGMDTVKVLLPRLRFAHCAGNLGAVETIYGPARTTSHVENTLEERLALGISEGLVRVSVGIEDTDDLLDDLKQAFAFVRGAGNELAQANTQRSINENCVDIAG; from the coding sequence ATGAATAAAAAACCAGGCAACGCAGGGTTTGTGAATGCGGGCGCGGGAACCCGTGCAGTGTGGGGTGGGGAGCAAGTCAGGCATCCCTACAACGCCACTCAAACCCCCATCGTAGTCAGTGCTGCATATGGTTACGACGACATCGACGTCTGGTACGACGTAGCGTTGGGTAAGGCGCCCGGCTTTATTTACAGCCGCATGAGCAACCCGACGGTCGAGACCCTTGAGGCAAAGATTCGCGAGTTGGAGTTGGCCGAATCTGCCGTGGCTTTCAGCAGCGGGATGGCGGCGATCAGCAGTGTGCTTTACACCTTCCTGGCCCATGGCGATCGGGTGGTGTCGACCAAGGACAGCTATGGCGGCACCAACAAGATTTTCGAAGAGTTCCTGCCGCGCACCGGTGTGAACGTGACGTTGTGCGAGACGTTTGATCACGAAGAAATCGAACGCGAAATCGCCAAGGGTTGCCAATTGGTGTATCTGGAAACACCGACCAACCCGACGCTGAAAATACTCGATATCGAGCGTCTGGTAGCTGCGGCCAAGCGCGTCGGTGCCATTGTGGTGGCGGATAACACCTTCGCCACGCCGTTGAATCAGAACCCCTTGGCGCTGGGTGTGGACGTGGTCATTCACAGTGCGACCAAGTTTCTCAGCGGCCACGGCGACGTGCTTGGCGGCCTGGTGTGCGGTAGCGAATCGCTGATGGCCAAGGTGCGTCATTACCGGGAAATCAACGGTGCGACGCTCGACCCGTTCTCCGCCTACATGATCATTCGCGGCATGAAAACGTTGGTGCTGCGCATGCGTCAGCAGCAACGCAGCGCCCGTGCACTGGCAGAGTACCTCTGCGTCGAACCGTTGGTGGAGTCGGTCAATTATCCGGGTTTGCCCGGCCATCCGAATCATGCGGTGGCGTGCGCGCAAATGTCCGGCTTCGGTGCAATCGTCAGTTTTGTCGTGGTGGGCGGTATGGACACGGTCAAGGTGCTGTTGCCACGACTGCGATTCGCCCACTGCGCGGGCAATCTCGGTGCGGTGGAAACCATCTACGGTCCGGCCCGCACCACCAGCCATGTCGAGAACACGCTGGAGGAACGCCTGGCCCTGGGTATTTCCGAAGGGCTGGTGCGGGTCTCTGTCGGCATCGAAGACACCGATGATCTGCTCGACGACCTGAAACAGGCATTCGCATTTGTCAGGGGGGCGGGCAACGAACTCGCACAAGCAAACACCCAACGTTCAATCAATGAAAATTGCGTCGACATAGCAGGTTGA
- the merR gene encoding Hg(II)-responsive transcriptional regulator produces the protein MATGLSIGKLAESAGVNIETIRYYQRRGLLDEPPKPLSGYRCYLPEQVKRLRFIKRAQALGFTLDEVGTLLTLDAACTCRETRALAVRKLALIEQKMADLSALRQVLGGLVLECDAGDGGAACPIIDVLNRE, from the coding sequence ATGGCGACAGGGCTGAGTATCGGCAAGTTGGCGGAATCTGCCGGGGTGAACATCGAGACTATTCGCTATTACCAGCGACGCGGCTTGCTGGATGAACCGCCAAAACCGCTCAGCGGTTATCGATGCTATCTACCGGAGCAGGTCAAACGGCTGCGCTTCATCAAGAGGGCGCAGGCGCTGGGATTCACGCTGGATGAGGTGGGCACGCTGCTGACACTTGATGCGGCCTGCACTTGTCGCGAGACTCGGGCACTGGCCGTGCGCAAGCTGGCCCTGATCGAGCAAAAGATGGCCGACCTTTCCGCACTGCGGCAGGTACTGGGCGGACTGGTGCTGGAGTGCGATGCAGGCGACGGCGGGGCCGCTTGCCCTATCATCGATGTGCTGAACAGGGAGTGA
- a CDS encoding amino acid permease — MSIKEEQLNTHSGFKQEMQTRHIVMLALGGVIGTGLFLTSGYTVNQAGPLGAVIAYIIGALMVYMVMMCLGELAVQMPETGSFSTYATRFLGPGTGYTVAWLYWLTWTVAIGSEFTAAGILMARWFPDTPVWIWSALFAGLVFLTNVISVRLFAETEFWLSLVKVVTVIVFLMIGGGAILGLLHIEQGHSIGLSNFTREGLFPTGVMPIAMTLLAVSFAFSGTELIGIAAGETKDPQRNVPRAIRTTVLRLAIFFVGTIFVLATLLPREQAGLVESPFVTVFTYIGIPYSADIMNFVIISALLSAANSGLYAASRMLWTLSDQGHLPKRFSALTRMGTPLNAIIVSMAGGAASLLSSVFAADTIYLALVSISGLAVVVVWMSIAASQIAFRRHYVANGGDIRDLKFRVRGYPWVPLGALVCCSLACVGIAFDPEQRVALYFGLPFIAWCYFVYYITRKSRERRLSVAPLAQPSDAF, encoded by the coding sequence ATGTCCATAAAAGAAGAACAACTTAATACACATTCCGGTTTTAAACAGGAAATGCAGACGCGGCATATTGTGATGTTGGCATTAGGCGGCGTCATTGGTACCGGGCTGTTTCTCACGTCCGGGTATACGGTTAACCAGGCTGGTCCCTTGGGCGCGGTGATCGCTTACATCATCGGTGCGCTCATGGTTTACATGGTGATGATGTGCCTGGGCGAACTGGCGGTACAGATGCCGGAAACCGGTTCATTCAGTACTTACGCCACCCGTTTTCTCGGGCCTGGTACCGGCTATACCGTGGCTTGGTTGTATTGGCTGACCTGGACGGTGGCCATCGGTTCTGAATTCACCGCCGCCGGTATCTTAATGGCGCGCTGGTTCCCGGATACACCGGTGTGGATCTGGAGTGCGCTGTTTGCCGGCCTGGTGTTTCTGACCAATGTGATTTCGGTGCGCCTGTTCGCTGAGACCGAGTTCTGGTTGTCACTGGTTAAAGTGGTGACCGTAATAGTGTTTCTAATGATCGGCGGTGGCGCGATTCTCGGTCTGCTGCACATCGAGCAGGGCCACAGTATCGGGTTGAGCAACTTCACTCGCGAAGGACTTTTTCCTACCGGAGTGATGCCGATAGCCATGACGTTATTGGCGGTGTCTTTTGCGTTCTCTGGCACTGAGTTGATCGGTATTGCCGCTGGGGAAACCAAGGATCCGCAACGCAACGTGCCGCGTGCCATTCGCACGACGGTGCTGCGCCTGGCGATCTTTTTCGTGGGGACCATTTTCGTCCTGGCGACGCTGTTACCCCGTGAGCAGGCCGGCCTGGTAGAGAGTCCATTCGTCACGGTGTTCACTTACATCGGGATTCCATATTCGGCAGACATCATGAACTTTGTGATCATCAGTGCCTTGCTGTCGGCCGCCAACTCCGGGTTGTATGCCGCGTCACGGATGCTCTGGACGCTGAGTGACCAGGGTCACCTGCCCAAGCGATTCTCGGCCCTGACACGTATGGGCACGCCGCTCAACGCCATTATCGTCAGCATGGCGGGTGGGGCTGCCTCGTTGCTCAGCAGTGTGTTTGCCGCCGACACCATCTATCTGGCGCTGGTGTCGATCTCCGGATTGGCGGTCGTGGTGGTCTGGATGAGCATCGCTGCGAGCCAGATTGCTTTTCGCCGTCACTATGTGGCCAACGGCGGTGACATCCGCGACTTGAAATTCCGTGTCCGGGGTTATCCATGGGTGCCGTTGGGAGCGCTGGTCTGCTGCAGTCTGGCGTGTGTCGGGATTGCGTTCGATCCGGAGCAACGTGTGGCGTTGTACTTCGGTTTGCCCTTCATCGCCTGGTGCTACTTCGTGTATTACATTACCCGCAAAAGCCGCGAGCGACGCTTGTCGGTTGCCCCCTTGGCACAACCGTCCGACGCGTTCTAG